In one window of Juglans regia cultivar Chandler chromosome 3, Walnut 2.0, whole genome shotgun sequence DNA:
- the LOC109008552 gene encoding chaperonin-like RBCX protein 1, chloroplastic: MESSAVLPLSQFPYFSPLKSGSKKTYPSWPCRPRSSQSTRLHCQKMYVPGFGEASPEAKAAKNLHNFFTYIAVRIVTAQLQSYNPEAYEELMEFLNSHSLNDGDKFCASLMRESSRHKSLALRILEVRSAYCKNDFEWDNLKRLADKMVNESNTRLMRDYVLETSHADSEK; the protein is encoded by the exons ATGGAGTCCTCTGCAGTTCTCCCTCTTTCTCAGTTCCCTTACTTCTCCCCGCTGAAATCCGGCAGCAAGAAAACTTATCCTTCCTGGCCATGCAGGCCAAGGAGCTCTCAATCCACTCGCTTGCATTGCCAAAAGATGTATGTCCCTG GATTTGGAGAAGCATCACCAGAAGCAAAAGCGGCAAAAAACCTCCATAATTTCTTCACTTACATTGCAGTGAGGATTGTCACAGCACAGCTTCAG AGCTATAACCCGGAGGCATATGAGGAGTTGATGGAATTCTTGAATAGCCACTCTTTAAATGATGGAGACAAGTTTTGTGCCAGTTTGATGAGAGAATCTTCAAGGCATAAGAGTTTAG CTCTTCGTATCTTGGAG GTTCGGTCTGCTtattgtaaaaatgattttgaatggGACAACTTGAAGCGGCTAGCAGATAAG ATGGTGAATGAATCTAACACGAGACTCATGAGGGATTATGTCTTGGAAACCAGTCATGCAGACAGTGAGAAGTAA